From a region of the Eulemur rufifrons isolate Redbay chromosome 7, OSU_ERuf_1, whole genome shotgun sequence genome:
- the MORN5 gene encoding MORN repeat-containing protein 5 produces MQYTGSEYIGEYVDGRMEGKAEYILPTETRYVGEMKDGMFHGEGTLYFPSGSRYDAIWEKGLVVKVSLNSPIWTRLEKSPRALMTVETASTTRSPGSSRTTRVAS; encoded by the exons ATGCAGTACACGGGGAGCGAATATATCGGGGAATATGTAGATGGGAG GATGGAGGGCAAAGCTGAATACATCCTCCCTACTGAAACAAGATATGTTGGAGAAATGAAGGACGGCATGTTTCATGGCGAAGGAACCCTGTACTTCCCCAGCGGGAGCCGATACGATGCCATCTGGGAAAAGGGATTGGTCGTAAAG GTATCTCTCAACTCTCCAATATGGACCCGCCTAGAAAAATCCCCAAGGGCTCTTATGACTGTGGAGACGGCTTCTACAACCCGGTCACCAGGATCGTCAAGGACTACAAGGGTCGCTTCCTGA